In a single window of the Nicotiana tomentosiformis chromosome 8, ASM39032v3, whole genome shotgun sequence genome:
- the LOC104086337 gene encoding flavanone 3-dioxygenase 3-like, with amino-acid sequence MEKVILGESSVSSNSSSFTSATTITETGHTFIPKRYVLPPSQRPDGTLDLCPYTFLPIVDLSLLRPQIIEQVLLACKDLGFFKVVNHGIPQSVMKEALDVASEFFDLPNEEKMNLYSTNVYTPVRYGTSMNQSKDKACFWRDFLKHYSNPISSFIDLWPSNPTSYKKKMGDYAREVQKLHEQLMEVVLESLGLDPNYLHEEIAQGSQVMAINSYPTCPEPDLTLGLPPHTDFGLLTIILQNHLGLQIMDKNEKWHSVPVVEGALMVQLGDQLEVLSNGIYKSIVHRAIVNSEKQRISIASIHSLALEKKIGPAPELVDEKNMLSYREGSFNDFLDHISGEDITQKNYIDKLKINQ; translated from the exons ATGGAGAAAGTAATATTAGGAGAAAGCTCAGTTTCATCAAATAGTAGTTCATTTACCAGTGCCACAACAATAACTGAAACTGGACATACTTTTATTCCTAAACGTTATGTCCTTCCACCATCCCAACGTCCTGATGGCACCTTAGACCTCTGTCCTTATACATTTTTGCCAATTGTGGATCTTTCCCTTCTTCGACCTCAGATAATAGAACAAGTATTGCTAGCTTGCAAGGACCTAGGTTTCTTCAAG GTAGTTAATCACGGAATTCCACAGTCAGTCATGAAAGAGGCCCTGGATGTTGCAAGTGAGTTCTTCGATTTACCAAATGAGGAGAAAATGAATCTCTACTCCACAAATGTTTACACACCGGTAAGATATGGTACAAGCATGAATCAATCCAAAGACAAAGCCTGCTTTTGGAGAGACTTCCTCAAGCACTATTCAAATCCAATTTCATCTTTTATCGACTTGTGGCCATCAAATCCAACATCTTACAA GAAGAAAATGGGAGACTATGCAAGGGAAGTACAAAAGTTACACGAACAGTTAATGGAAGTCGTACTCGAGAGCTTAGGACTAGACCCAAATTACTTGCATGAAGAAATTGCTCAAGGCTCTCAG GTCATGGCCATTAACTCCTATCCAACATGTCCAGAACCAGATTTGACACTTGGCTTGCCACCACACACAGATTTCGGTCTTTTAACCATCATTCTTCAGAATCATCTAGGGTTGCAAATAATGGACAAAAATGAAAAGTGGCATTCTGTTCCAGTCGTTGAAGGAGCCCTAATGGTTCAATTGGGAGATCAATTGGAAGTATTGAGCAATGGCATATACAAAAGTATTGTTCACAGAGCAATAGTTAATTCAGAGAAGCAGCGTATTTCAATTGCCAGCATCCATAGTCTGGCTTTAGAGAAAAAAATTGGACCCGCACCTGAGCTTGTCGACGAAAAAAATATGTTGTCCTATAGAGAAGGAAGCTTCAATGATTTCCTTGACCATATTTCTGGAGAAGATATCACCCAAAAAAATTACATAGACAAACTAAAAATAAATCAATGA